In Nitrospira sp., a single genomic region encodes these proteins:
- a CDS encoding pyridoxamine 5'-phosphate oxidase family protein: MNRPDVSGEQQAQEQFGTASRAAAFQANQVLDHLNGPMQQFVARQEMAFIATASASGACDCSFRAGTRGFVAVLDEKTLVYPEYRGNGVLASVGNILENPHIGIIFLDYYLTTMGLHVNGKAHVLTPGEMESMPHLPPSILESMQVKGGRKPEAWILVNVEEAYVHCSKHVPLMKRLDKHIAWGSDDEFVKGGDFFRVKKEPRG; the protein is encoded by the coding sequence ATGAACCGGCCGGACGTCTCAGGAGAACAGCAGGCGCAAGAGCAGTTCGGCACGGCAAGTCGAGCGGCGGCCTTTCAGGCCAATCAAGTCCTCGATCATTTGAATGGTCCGATGCAGCAGTTCGTTGCACGGCAGGAAATGGCCTTCATTGCTACGGCCAGCGCCAGCGGCGCATGCGACTGCTCCTTTCGCGCCGGCACCAGGGGATTCGTCGCCGTGCTGGACGAAAAGACGCTCGTCTATCCGGAATATCGAGGCAACGGCGTGCTGGCCAGTGTAGGAAATATTTTAGAGAACCCCCACATCGGCATCATCTTTCTCGATTACTATCTGACCACGATGGGCCTGCACGTCAACGGCAAGGCTCACGTCCTGACTCCTGGCGAGATGGAAAGCATGCCGCATCTCCCCCCAAGCATTCTCGAATCCATGCAGGTCAAAGGCGGCCGGAAACCAGAAGCCTGGATCCTAGTGAACGTCGAAGAAGCCTATGTCCATTGCTCCAAACACGTACCGCTCATGAAGCGTTTGGACAAGCATATCGCCTGGGGAAGCGACGACGAGTTCGTCAAAGGCGGAGATTTCTTTAGGGTGAAGAAAGAACCGCGGGGTTGA
- a CDS encoding MOSC domain-containing protein translates to MAVPKSPPIWSVYSLWRYPVKSMLGEPLATATVTERGLQGDRQYALIDVETGHVVSAKNPRRWPTMFAFHARLIPGSSMSVEITFPDGQIMTEAMSDVDGVLSARLGRKVRLTSVPPAQPMLEQYAPNLEGLSERDSETTVKIPPTTFFDEAPVHLLTTATLHALQSHYSDGRFDARRFRPNVVIDTGTAAPVFLENDWKGRIVAIGSQVRVAVTGFCARCVMTTLPQQGLPQDLAILRTAVQHNHGNVGVLATVVTPGTVQAGDVVRLEG, encoded by the coding sequence GTGGCAGTGCCGAAAAGTCCGCCGATTTGGTCCGTGTATTCGCTGTGGCGCTATCCCGTGAAGTCGATGTTGGGAGAGCCGTTGGCAACGGCAACTGTGACGGAACGGGGACTGCAGGGTGACCGCCAGTATGCGTTGATCGACGTTGAGACGGGTCATGTGGTCAGCGCGAAGAATCCCCGGCGATGGCCGACGATGTTTGCGTTTCACGCGCGTCTCATTCCAGGATCCTCGATGAGTGTCGAGATCACATTCCCGGATGGACAGATCATGACGGAAGCCATGTCCGATGTAGACGGGGTTCTGTCTGCGCGGCTCGGACGAAAGGTTCGGCTCACGAGTGTGCCGCCAGCGCAGCCGATGCTGGAGCAATATGCGCCTAACCTGGAGGGCTTGTCCGAGCGGGACAGCGAGACGACGGTGAAGATTCCTCCGACGACATTCTTCGATGAGGCGCCGGTTCATCTCTTGACGACCGCGACGCTGCACGCGTTGCAGTCGCACTATTCGGATGGGCGTTTTGACGCACGGCGGTTCCGCCCCAATGTGGTCATTGATACAGGGACCGCGGCCCCCGTGTTTTTAGAGAACGATTGGAAGGGACGGATTGTGGCGATTGGCTCTCAGGTTCGTGTGGCGGTGACTGGTTTCTGTGCGCGCTGTGTCATGACGACGTTGCCGCAACAGGGGCTCCCGCAAGACTTGGCCATTCTCCGGACGGCGGTTCAGCATAATCACGGCAACGTGGGTGTCTTGGCAACCGTCGTGACGCCGGGGACGGTGCAGGCGGGGGATGTCGTTCGTCTAGAGGGATAA
- a CDS encoding group 1 truncated hemoglobin → MKMQSVMSMAVLSVVLMAGAACAGNPAQGKSLYDRLGGKGAITAVVETFVGNVGGDKRINGYFASTDLTKLKMHLVNQICEASGGPCKYSGRTMTQTHAGMGVTDAAFGALVEDLVAALDHHKVGKTEKDELLGVLGPMKGDIVEKK, encoded by the coding sequence ATGAAGATGCAGAGTGTGATGAGTATGGCGGTCTTGAGTGTGGTGCTGATGGCGGGGGCGGCCTGCGCGGGGAACCCCGCTCAAGGCAAGTCGCTCTATGACCGTTTGGGGGGCAAGGGCGCGATCACCGCGGTGGTCGAGACGTTTGTGGGGAATGTCGGAGGCGATAAGCGGATCAACGGATATTTCGCGAGTACGGATCTCACGAAGCTCAAGATGCATCTCGTCAATCAGATCTGCGAAGCGAGCGGCGGGCCTTGCAAGTACAGCGGTCGCACGATGACGCAGACGCATGCCGGCATGGGTGTGACCGATGCGGCTTTCGGTGCGTTGGTCGAAGATCTCGTCGCGGCCCTGGATCATCACAAGGTCGGCAAGACAGAGAAGGATGAGCTGTTGGGTGTGCTCGGTCCGATGAAGGGCGACATCGTCGAGAAGAAGTAA
- a CDS encoding MarR family winged helix-turn-helix transcriptional regulator produces the protein MGKRLSMHGEKTIVDHITAGLTKVAAALRSQAWEGGTARKLTPTQGQILVLLEERDGQSVRLNDVASALCLSAATASDAVITLVEKQLVKKERLAEDQRALVLTLTAAGRREVREARGWTEVVDAGVKSLTPDEQAIFLRGLTKVIHSLQGQGVISVARMCAGCTYFQPYVHADAVRPHHCGLVNKPMGEGQLRIDCPDFIPGREADQLRRWQAFVSGGEGR, from the coding sequence ATGGGGAAACGCCTTTCGATGCACGGTGAAAAGACCATAGTTGATCATATTACGGCGGGCCTGACCAAAGTCGCTGCTGCATTGCGAAGCCAGGCTTGGGAGGGTGGCACGGCGCGTAAGCTCACTCCGACACAGGGCCAAATCCTGGTCCTCTTGGAGGAACGGGACGGCCAATCAGTTCGGCTGAACGACGTGGCATCCGCATTGTGCCTGTCGGCAGCGACAGCGAGCGATGCCGTCATCACGCTTGTCGAGAAGCAGTTGGTCAAGAAAGAACGTTTGGCGGAAGACCAGCGGGCGCTCGTGCTGACGCTCACGGCAGCGGGGCGACGCGAAGTCCGTGAGGCAAGGGGATGGACTGAGGTCGTCGATGCCGGCGTCAAGAGTCTCACGCCGGACGAGCAGGCGATATTCCTGCGAGGGCTCACCAAGGTGATTCATTCGCTGCAGGGCCAGGGGGTGATCTCGGTCGCGAGGATGTGCGCAGGGTGCACCTATTTTCAGCCCTATGTCCATGCCGATGCCGTGCGGCCTCACCATTGCGGACTGGTGAATAAACCGATGGGCGAGGGGCAATTGCGGATCGATTGTCCTGACTTTATTCCAGGGCGAGAAGCCGATCAACTGCGTCGGTGGCAGGCGTTCGTGAGCGGTGGGGAGGGGCGGTAA
- a CDS encoding DUF2024 family protein has translation MDAVKVFDTWVEVPGKTLHFDVMTGDQATALRLANEYVAAQGYAAVAVTAEECRFCHQEPLVMFTEHQQKEFRQTGGFIVSLSA, from the coding sequence ATGGATGCGGTGAAGGTGTTCGATACGTGGGTGGAGGTGCCGGGAAAGACCCTGCACTTTGACGTCATGACGGGGGATCAGGCGACGGCTCTCAGATTGGCGAATGAGTATGTGGCGGCCCAGGGGTATGCGGCGGTCGCGGTCACGGCGGAGGAGTGCCGGTTCTGCCACCAGGAGCCCTTGGTCATGTTTACGGAGCATCAGCAGAAGGAGTTCCGGCAAACCGGCGGATTCATTGTGTCCTTGTCTGCGTAA
- a CDS encoding Tex family protein has protein sequence MASSPKVVVSDSAQEKIVRLIATELSVGAHQVAAAVALLDEGSTVPFVARYRKEATGNLDDTHLRTLEERLRYLRELEERRATILASIEEQGKLTQDLRGTIESAATKQTLEDLYLPYKPKRRTRAQIAREAGLEPLADVLLSNPMLDPEQEAVKYVIVKPASDGVDAINVPDAKAALEGARDILVERFAETAELLAALRTRLWEQGYVTSTVVKGKETAEEEKFRDYYAYSETIRTIPSHRALALFRGWGLGVLKVELGLGEQLEAMVPHPCAAMIAGHVGIADRGRPADKWLADVCRWAWRVKIHLHLSTELLLQLREAAEAEAIRIFGRNLHELLLAAPAGPKAVLGLDPGLRTGCKVAVVDATGKLLETATIYPHQPRNEWQESLATLGRLVLQHGVELISIGNGTASRESDKLATELVKLIAAKKPEQKLAKIVVSEAGASVYSASAFAAAEFPALDVSLRGAVSIARRLQDPLAELVKIEPKAIGVGQYQHDVNQHLLARSLDATVEDCVNAVGVDVNTASVPLLARVSGLNQLLAKHIVEYRDANGPFRNRITMRKVPRLGEKTFEQAAGFLRINDGDNPLDRSSVHPEAYPVVERILARVGKGITDVMGQPALLKGLSPAEFTDEKFGVPTVRDILTELEKPGRDPRPEFKTATFQEGVESLTDLHPGMVLEGVVTNVAAFGAFVDVGVHQDGLVHVSALANKFVKDPHEVVKPGQIVKVKVMEVDVKRQRISLTMRLDDAPGSVASSRPSSGEAGAGVPPESQGRRQPMAQRPVDRQPPPGGTMAMALALARAKQKSS, from the coding sequence ATGGCATCTTCACCCAAGGTCGTTGTGTCGGATTCAGCTCAGGAAAAGATTGTTCGCCTCATTGCGACAGAGCTCAGCGTCGGCGCCCATCAGGTGGCCGCAGCGGTGGCATTGCTCGATGAAGGTTCGACGGTGCCGTTCGTGGCGCGTTATCGGAAAGAAGCCACGGGAAATTTAGACGACACGCATCTCCGCACGCTGGAAGAACGGTTGCGCTATCTGCGCGAGTTGGAAGAGCGGCGGGCGACGATTCTGGCGTCGATCGAGGAGCAGGGGAAGCTGACACAGGACTTGCGGGGGACGATCGAATCGGCGGCGACCAAGCAGACGCTGGAAGACCTGTATCTGCCGTATAAGCCCAAACGGCGTACGCGTGCGCAGATTGCCCGTGAAGCGGGACTAGAGCCGTTGGCGGATGTCCTGTTGTCCAATCCCATGCTGGATCCCGAACAGGAAGCCGTCAAGTACGTGATCGTCAAGCCGGCTAGCGACGGGGTCGATGCGATCAATGTCCCCGATGCGAAGGCGGCGCTCGAGGGAGCCCGGGACATTCTGGTCGAGCGCTTTGCGGAGACCGCCGAGTTGCTGGCGGCGCTTCGGACGAGGCTCTGGGAGCAGGGCTACGTCACCTCGACCGTGGTGAAGGGGAAAGAGACGGCAGAGGAAGAAAAGTTTCGCGACTACTATGCCTATTCCGAGACAATCCGCACGATTCCATCCCATCGTGCGCTCGCCCTGTTCCGCGGCTGGGGGTTAGGCGTCTTGAAGGTTGAGCTGGGGCTCGGTGAGCAGCTGGAGGCGATGGTGCCGCATCCCTGTGCCGCGATGATCGCGGGGCATGTTGGGATCGCGGATCGCGGCCGGCCCGCCGACAAGTGGCTGGCCGATGTCTGTCGCTGGGCCTGGCGCGTGAAAATTCATCTGCATCTCAGTACGGAATTATTGCTGCAGCTACGTGAAGCGGCGGAAGCGGAAGCGATTAGAATCTTCGGCCGGAATCTGCACGAGCTCCTCCTGGCGGCACCCGCCGGTCCGAAGGCCGTGCTGGGGCTCGATCCGGGACTGCGCACCGGTTGCAAGGTGGCGGTCGTCGATGCGACGGGGAAACTGTTGGAGACCGCGACGATTTATCCGCATCAGCCGCGCAATGAGTGGCAAGAGTCGTTGGCGACGCTGGGGCGATTGGTGCTGCAGCACGGAGTGGAGCTGATATCGATCGGGAACGGCACGGCCAGCCGCGAGTCCGATAAGCTGGCGACGGAGTTGGTGAAGCTGATTGCGGCGAAGAAGCCGGAGCAGAAACTGGCGAAGATTGTCGTCAGTGAAGCCGGGGCCTCGGTCTATTCCGCGTCGGCGTTTGCCGCGGCCGAGTTTCCTGCGTTGGACGTCAGTTTGCGGGGTGCAGTCTCCATTGCCCGTCGTCTGCAAGATCCGCTGGCCGAATTGGTGAAGATTGAGCCGAAAGCGATCGGCGTCGGTCAGTATCAACATGATGTCAATCAGCACTTGCTGGCGCGCTCGCTCGATGCGACGGTGGAAGATTGCGTGAACGCCGTCGGAGTCGACGTCAATACCGCGTCGGTTCCGCTGCTGGCGCGGGTGTCCGGCCTGAATCAGCTGTTGGCAAAGCATATCGTCGAATACCGCGACGCCAATGGGCCGTTCCGGAACCGCATCACGATGCGCAAGGTGCCTCGGTTGGGCGAGAAGACGTTTGAGCAAGCAGCCGGATTCTTGCGGATCAACGACGGCGACAATCCCTTGGATCGCTCGTCGGTCCATCCGGAGGCCTATCCGGTGGTCGAGCGCATTCTCGCGCGTGTCGGCAAAGGCATTACGGATGTCATGGGGCAGCCGGCGTTGTTGAAAGGGTTATCGCCGGCTGAATTTACCGATGAGAAGTTCGGCGTGCCGACCGTGCGCGATATCCTGACGGAGCTGGAAAAGCCCGGTCGCGATCCGCGCCCGGAGTTCAAGACGGCCACATTCCAAGAAGGCGTCGAGTCTCTGACCGACTTGCATCCGGGTATGGTGCTCGAAGGCGTCGTGACGAACGTGGCGGCGTTTGGGGCCTTCGTCGATGTCGGTGTCCATCAGGACGGGCTCGTGCATGTGTCGGCGCTGGCCAACAAGTTCGTCAAGGATCCGCACGAGGTGGTGAAGCCGGGTCAAATCGTCAAGGTGAAGGTGATGGAGGTTGACGTGAAGCGTCAGCGCATCTCCTTGACGATGCGTCTCGATGACGCGCCAGGGAGTGTGGCTTCTTCGCGTCCGTCATCGGGCGAGGCCGGTGCGGGCGTGCCGCCCGAGTCGCAGGGGCGGCGCCAGCCCATGGCTCAACGTCCTGTGGATCGGCAGCCACCGCCCGGTGGGACGATGGCCATGGCATTAGCCTTAGCGCGCGCCAAGCAGAAGTCGTCATAG
- a CDS encoding DnaJ domain-containing protein, whose protein sequence is MLTYYQVLELPTTATSEDIKKAWHEQLQVWHPDRFTHAPVLQRKAEARTTLINQAYQTLNDPSSRQRYDATTGPTPVRPHTTASPTPPPRPTTSVHPQTPPPRSRSEQRGPHLPIMLSRKNQPKIAVPAIHILVDTREHMPYIFSGLSRIAGTTRQTLQAGDYAIAEAPDIFRVERKRAEELNTIFSNPSENRQRFMRELEPLLKIPHRFLVIEGALFQRLASGRLGQYHKNGLLDFLDALTARFGLQIIYAEHRDEAEERVANLATLHYAYYYAEQEGLGRYLADNDV, encoded by the coding sequence ATGCTCACGTACTATCAAGTGCTCGAACTGCCGACCACGGCCACCAGCGAAGACATTAAAAAGGCCTGGCACGAACAACTCCAAGTCTGGCATCCGGATCGATTCACCCATGCGCCGGTCCTGCAGCGCAAAGCCGAAGCCCGTACGACCTTGATCAATCAGGCGTATCAAACGCTCAACGACCCAAGTTCTCGCCAGCGCTACGATGCGACAACCGGGCCCACGCCGGTACGCCCCCACACCACGGCGTCCCCAACTCCTCCGCCGCGCCCGACCACATCCGTGCACCCACAAACCCCGCCGCCTAGATCGCGCAGCGAACAACGCGGACCGCACCTTCCGATCATGCTGTCCCGAAAGAATCAGCCCAAGATCGCCGTGCCGGCCATCCATATCCTCGTCGATACCCGCGAACACATGCCCTACATCTTCTCCGGCCTAAGTAGGATTGCCGGCACCACCCGTCAAACCCTGCAGGCCGGCGACTATGCCATTGCCGAAGCGCCGGACATCTTTCGGGTGGAACGCAAACGGGCCGAAGAGCTCAATACGATTTTCTCCAATCCGTCGGAGAACCGGCAGCGATTCATGCGCGAACTGGAACCGCTCCTCAAGATCCCTCATCGTTTCCTGGTGATTGAAGGCGCGCTTTTCCAGCGCCTCGCCAGCGGACGCCTCGGCCAGTATCACAAGAACGGTTTGCTCGATTTTTTGGATGCGCTGACCGCGCGCTTTGGGCTGCAGATTATTTATGCGGAGCATCGAGACGAGGCGGAAGAGCGCGTCGCCAATCTCGCGACACTGCACTATGCCTACTACTACGCTGAGCAGGAAGGGCTCGGGCGCTACCTGGCCGACAACGACGTCTGA
- the trmL gene encoding tRNA (uridine(34)/cytosine(34)/5-carboxymethylaminomethyluridine(34)-2'-O)-methyltransferase TrmL, whose product MFDLILYQPEIPPNTGNIIRLCANTGVRLHLVKPLGFSLEDKQLLRAGLDYHEFATITVHESWADCVEQFSHRRIFAASTKGTRRYDLNVYASGDVFLFGPETRGLPVELIEAVPEAQRIRVPMRPASRSLNLSNAVSVVLYEALRQTGFEGCR is encoded by the coding sequence ATGTTCGACCTCATTCTCTATCAGCCTGAAATTCCCCCCAACACGGGTAATATCATCCGCCTGTGTGCGAACACGGGCGTTCGCTTGCATTTGGTGAAGCCGCTCGGTTTTTCGCTGGAGGACAAGCAACTATTGCGCGCCGGGCTGGACTATCACGAGTTTGCCACGATCACCGTGCACGAGAGCTGGGCGGATTGTGTGGAGCAGTTTTCGCATCGCCGAATCTTTGCGGCCTCGACGAAAGGGACGCGCCGCTATGACCTGAATGTCTATGCGTCGGGGGATGTCTTTCTCTTCGGCCCTGAAACCCGGGGGTTGCCGGTCGAACTTATCGAGGCCGTTCCTGAGGCTCAGCGTATTCGCGTGCCGATGAGGCCTGCCAGCCGCAGTTTGAATCTCTCGAACGCGGTGTCGGTGGTGCTCTACGAAGCCTTGCGGCAGACGGGATTCGAGGGGTGTCGATAG
- the galE gene encoding UDP-glucose 4-epimerase GalE, with product MILVTGGAGYIGSHTCVELLQAGFEVTVFDNFSNSHPEALARVQRITGKPVPLVRGDCRDRAALVAALRTSKATAVIHFAGLKAVGESVEQPLSYYDNNVVGTLRLLEAMSECGVKQLVFSSSATVYGDPQRLPLTEDHPLSATNPYGRSKLMVEEILRDLQRSDQSWRLCILRYFNPVGAHASGLIGEDPRGVPNNLLPFVAQVAVGRRASLNVWGGDYPTPDGTGVRDYIHVVDLALGHLKALQALERSKQMKECLTVNLGTGNGYSVLEIVRAFERASGKPVPYQVASRRPGDIASCYADPKQALAQLGWRAERGLDVMCADAWRWQSTNPKGYAA from the coding sequence ATGATTCTGGTTACTGGCGGTGCGGGTTACATTGGTTCTCACACCTGTGTGGAGTTGCTGCAAGCCGGATTTGAGGTCACCGTTTTCGATAATTTCAGCAACAGCCACCCTGAAGCGTTGGCGCGCGTGCAGCGCATCACCGGAAAGCCTGTCCCGCTGGTCCGCGGCGACTGCCGCGATCGTGCCGCTCTGGTTGCCGCGTTGCGCACGAGCAAGGCCACAGCGGTGATTCACTTTGCCGGGCTGAAGGCCGTGGGCGAGTCGGTGGAACAGCCGCTGTCCTACTATGATAACAATGTGGTCGGTACATTACGCCTGTTGGAAGCGATGAGTGAGTGCGGCGTAAAGCAATTGGTGTTCAGCTCGTCGGCCACCGTGTACGGCGACCCGCAACGGTTACCCTTGACGGAGGATCATCCTCTCTCGGCGACCAATCCGTATGGCCGCTCAAAGTTGATGGTGGAGGAAATCTTGCGCGACTTGCAGCGGAGCGATCAATCCTGGCGGCTCTGCATTCTGCGGTACTTCAACCCGGTGGGCGCCCATGCCAGCGGGTTGATCGGAGAAGATCCCCGTGGTGTACCGAATAACCTGCTTCCTTTTGTGGCGCAGGTCGCTGTGGGGCGTCGGGCGAGTCTCAATGTCTGGGGCGGCGACTATCCCACTCCGGACGGAACGGGTGTTCGAGACTACATTCATGTGGTGGATTTGGCTCTCGGGCATCTCAAGGCGTTGCAGGCGCTGGAGCGGTCCAAGCAGATGAAGGAGTGCTTGACGGTAAATTTGGGAACGGGGAACGGGTATAGCGTGTTGGAAATCGTGCGGGCGTTTGAGCGAGCCAGCGGAAAGCCGGTTCCTTATCAGGTCGCGTCCCGGCGTCCCGGCGACATTGCTTCCTGCTATGCCGATCCGAAGCAGGCGCTGGCGCAATTGGGCTGGCGCGCTGAACGGGGACTGGATGTGATGTGCGCCGATGCCTGGCGTTGGCAGAGTACGAATCCGAAGGGGTATGCCGCCTGA
- a CDS encoding tetratricopeptide repeat protein, with product MFGNSAVVLHRSQTIPVLRCRYGIRLLTIWLTAILSTTAGAWAQDPRHVSPERLAEQAKAVWESGAIVPALDLIEEGIHHHPRALTLYKLRGDILAAARGPQEAVQAYETALAQQPTALDVRWAKWSVLMRWGQAEESLAELQRIENIDPQNPLVHLRLAQELRKLDRLEDSLMSYQKAVALAPELLGWRLAMARARFDILDYRGADADVQYVLNKVPPGSPVELPAKNQLAQHYESMERGRRFTPALTPDATEKQLKEWAAIRADAWRLFSAGRYQEAEPIYRRIMTLNPRDTLATHQLGLTLMQLGRCKEALAIFGNVLNMNPSEDDYADTVFRMGVCLVELEQWEDAFVHFQTLYDTAVEFEQNNNDVQLPAGTRVLAKDKLARWLDKIRPHVPELAQMKAAEAAAAPAPPREKSPSTALAEEALFEKALERLTPQKALDPQASLMGRDADFSWFRFVISAGKVIRDDFPTGAHEFIPLNPNDTFPSTQPEIYLVFGLVSASYDAIPLSAHCFLEIAEVTGNAPPVAQDQVMMAMNDQSGYFRLPAPKTGWTPGLYRCGLFAGERTSAYTQADEVRFRILRPTPPN from the coding sequence ATGTTCGGAAACAGCGCGGTCGTATTGCACAGGTCTCAGACAATCCCCGTACTCCGATGCCGATACGGGATCAGACTCCTGACGATCTGGCTCACGGCGATCCTCTCGACGACCGCGGGCGCGTGGGCACAGGATCCACGGCATGTGTCCCCGGAGCGCTTGGCGGAACAGGCCAAGGCCGTGTGGGAAAGCGGCGCCATTGTACCGGCACTCGATTTGATCGAAGAAGGGATTCATCACCACCCTCGGGCTCTCACGCTCTATAAATTGCGCGGGGACATCCTCGCCGCCGCCCGTGGCCCTCAGGAAGCGGTGCAGGCCTACGAAACCGCCCTCGCCCAACAACCGACCGCCCTGGATGTCCGCTGGGCTAAATGGAGTGTGTTGATGCGCTGGGGGCAGGCGGAGGAATCGCTGGCTGAGCTGCAGCGCATTGAAAACATCGACCCCCAGAATCCACTCGTGCATCTGCGCCTCGCTCAGGAACTCCGTAAGCTCGACCGCTTGGAAGACTCCCTGATGTCCTATCAGAAAGCCGTGGCGCTCGCGCCAGAGCTCCTTGGCTGGAGACTGGCGATGGCCCGGGCGCGGTTCGATATTCTGGACTATCGCGGGGCCGATGCCGACGTGCAATACGTCCTCAACAAAGTGCCCCCGGGCTCTCCGGTGGAACTCCCGGCCAAGAACCAACTCGCGCAGCATTACGAGTCGATGGAGCGGGGCCGCCGCTTTACCCCTGCGCTCACGCCGGATGCGACCGAGAAACAACTGAAAGAATGGGCCGCGATTCGCGCCGACGCCTGGAGGCTCTTCTCAGCCGGTCGCTATCAGGAAGCCGAGCCGATCTACCGGCGAATCATGACGCTCAACCCCAGAGACACGCTGGCCACCCATCAATTAGGACTGACCCTCATGCAGCTCGGGCGATGCAAAGAGGCACTGGCCATCTTCGGCAATGTACTCAACATGAATCCCAGCGAGGACGACTACGCCGATACGGTGTTTCGCATGGGAGTCTGCCTTGTGGAACTCGAGCAGTGGGAAGACGCGTTCGTCCATTTTCAAACGCTCTATGACACCGCCGTGGAGTTTGAACAAAACAACAACGATGTCCAACTGCCCGCCGGCACACGCGTGCTCGCGAAGGACAAACTGGCCCGGTGGCTCGACAAGATCCGTCCGCATGTCCCTGAATTAGCCCAGATGAAAGCAGCGGAAGCGGCGGCGGCTCCCGCCCCGCCCCGAGAAAAATCCCCGTCCACGGCGCTGGCGGAAGAAGCCCTGTTTGAAAAAGCTCTGGAACGGCTCACGCCGCAGAAGGCATTAGATCCGCAGGCCTCACTGATGGGCCGGGACGCTGATTTCAGCTGGTTTCGCTTTGTCATATCGGCCGGCAAGGTCATCCGTGACGATTTCCCGACCGGCGCGCACGAATTCATTCCGCTCAATCCGAATGACACCTTCCCCTCCACACAACCCGAGATCTACCTGGTGTTCGGGCTCGTATCGGCGTCGTACGATGCCATCCCGCTCTCCGCTCACTGTTTTCTGGAGATCGCTGAGGTCACCGGCAACGCGCCGCCCGTCGCACAAGACCAGGTCATGATGGCCATGAATGACCAGTCCGGCTACTTCCGCCTCCCGGCCCCTAAGACCGGCTGGACACCAGGGCTCTATCGCTGTGGATTATTCGCCGGTGAACGCACATCCGCCTATACACAAGCCGACGAGGTGCGCTTTCGAATCCTCCGGCCGACACCACCCAACTAG
- a CDS encoding fibronectin type III domain-containing protein, which produces MVRASFGLGLVIVAAVGAVFGGCTGGGGSDSAPPAAQAPAATASLTFQWDPVAASDLAGYKIYRSTTAGTYGNPIATLSASTTTYQMTNLTKGVTYFFAVSAYDTNGNESPFSNEQSRTIP; this is translated from the coding sequence GTGGTACGAGCATCGTTCGGATTGGGATTGGTAATAGTGGCGGCTGTCGGGGCAGTCTTTGGTGGGTGTACCGGCGGGGGAGGGAGCGACAGTGCGCCTCCGGCCGCGCAGGCTCCTGCCGCCACGGCGTCGTTGACGTTTCAATGGGATCCGGTCGCCGCATCGGACCTGGCCGGGTACAAGATTTATCGATCGACCACTGCTGGGACCTACGGAAATCCGATTGCCACCTTGTCTGCGTCTACCACGACCTATCAGATGACGAATCTGACGAAGGGTGTGACGTACTTCTTTGCGGTGTCGGCTTACGATACCAACGGGAATGAAAGCCCCTTCTCCAATGAGCAAAGCCGAACGATTCCATAG